One Populus nigra chromosome 16, ddPopNigr1.1, whole genome shotgun sequence genomic window, GGCCATATAGTTCAGGAAGCAACAGTTCTACAGGACATGAATTTATTAATGCTAGCTATAACAGCTAGTTCTTAATTTTGCTTACCAAGATGGGAAAAATTGCTTGATTTAATGTGTCAAATAGCTCGTTTTTCTGTAAATCGAATATTATTTAATCTTAATCTgggatttgaaagaaaataatcttGTTTAAATACCATACATGATTAAAATTTTGGACATAAATGATGCATGAGCTTTCTggcaatataaatattttctttattatttttatttcttcttgttCACTTTGGAAACTTCATTTTTTCATGTTCATTATTATTAAGCTTTCCAtggttttctatttaaaatgaatatttttttattttccatttcaataatattaggtttttttagtttttcaatttaaagaagatagtttttctattttattttttctatttaatattattagagttttctagttttttctttctacttAAAGGATTGTATTAATAGCTTTTTGTCAAGAAGATtttgatgaataaaattaaatattttcttagttatttatattatttatatttagtcaagaaattttatttttttctatttagtatcATTAGgttaatctagttttttttttaattttattttatctattaagTAGGGtacttttttagtgttttaatataaaagattgtaatagttttttttttttgtcatgttattgatttttttatatagttttgacTTATCACAGATCATGGATTTTCAGATATCTCTCTAAATTGAGGTGTTCAGAGGCGGAGACGCTGTAAGACAACCCTTTGGTTAGATTCTCTACCGATGAGAAGCAGCCAACCACGCAAGCAGAGTGCAAAAGCATTTTGGCATCAAATTGTCGGAATCCATTCTTTTACTTTCCTTTTTCTGATAGCAATCACCGGAAGTGATTTAGAACATGAAAACATCGGCGGactataattttgatttctcataGTTTCACAACGTCACACAGAAATGCCGAATTAATTTGCCCATAGTTTCAGCCGTCCATTGAATTCAACTTGAAAAAGCTGGGAATGGTGGGCATTATTCGGATTCAAAGAAAGTATCCTTATCAAGAAAGTATTCGGATTCCTATTCAACTCTTTCCTATGCAAAATttgctcaattttttatttttatattctgcGTGATGAATcacgtgaataaaaaaaatatggacgTTTTCAACCTTTAAGGTTAAAAATAGAGAggaaattctaattttttgaaaattttatagttcgataatctaatgaaaaaaaaaataacacgcAAATGGTTTATATAGAGTTTAAGACCGatctaaccaaaaaaaaaaatccaaatctaaatagaaaataaataaaatctaaaattaattagaaaaaataattaaaataacaaaaataacttaatttgaGAGTCTTCCAAACCTCGACTGATTACACCGAATCAACCCTTCTATagaattttgtttataaaatcatatatgCTTACAACGAATCAATCCTTTTCATAAATGTATCGTGCAACACGTTCACATCATATATGTTTCAATTTCGTGGTTAGGAAGCTGGAAAATTATGTTTGTACAACTCTTGCTGCCAAGCGAACtgattcttttcttgatcataCATGGAGCATCAagacacaaaagaaaagaaaaggttaggaTCCACTCGTTCTGATAAAGTAGAGCACATTTACTTGATCCTTTTTCCGTCCCAAGTTTTattccattcttttttttctttctgtggtTGAGTATCTTTTTGATGTTCATTTCTTGGAAGCTGATCACATAATCAATGAACGCTTCTTTGGGGCTGCATATAAAAGGCTCTTTGTGGATCCACAAATatatcatcttttttctctccaaaCTAACACTAGAATTTATTTGCTCTCAAGATGTCTTCTTCAAATAAACCACATTACGAGGCCGATCCTAACAAAGTGCACTATGATGGGGTGAGATTGCTATTGTCTTTCATCGGTGTTTGTTCAGAGATTAGGCCTCCTAATTACAATCCTTCAACTGAACAACCTTGCTAAATTCAAACCAAAACGATAATGGAAATTTAGTTTTTCAAGCATAGTATTTTGAATGTTAACCGTTATACAAGGCAACTGTATCTAAGGCTATCACATTATTTCAAGTTGAATGTTTTTTCTTGATGAGAATTCCTCTTCGTGTTTACAGGAAAAAAACCGCTGGACGTTTAAGCCGAGGGGGTTTAGCATCATATGGGGAAATGACAGACGCTACTGGAACTTGCCTGATCAGTCAAGGTAAGAATCCATGTTCTCTATATTTAGTTTTAGCAGGAAAGGAAACTTAGTTTTGCAGCATGTGATGTGAAAACTTTAAACTTTGCTAAGCAAACACGGACATTTACTATACTATTTGAGCTTCAATATCGCAGCTCGGATGAAACACCAGCAGAGCTAGTGCAAGTGTGTTGGCTTGAACTAACGGGTACAACAAAGGACCCCTTAAAAGAAGGGAGGTACAAAATTAAATTCGAAGTATCGAAGAAAAATGATGCATTTGGTTGGAATGGTTGTCCTGTTTTTATGATGGCCAAGTTGGGGAAGAAGGGAAGGTACAGATGGAGCAAAGTCGACCTATCAGATGTAAGCACTGACAAGAAATTAGTTACCTCGGACTTTGTGATTGATGTTAGTAAAGGAACGGACGATAACAAGCTCTATTTTGGTTTGTATGAAGTGTGGACAGGCAAATGGAAGGGAGGTTTGCAAATTCACCAGGCCATAGTTGAAGAAGAGAAAACTTGAGATTTGGTTCAAATCAACCAGTCTCTTACAATCCTATTTTAGATGTAACGCAATAATGAGACCTGTCTAGTTCTACCAAGCTTTATCTGTTGTGTGGTGTCCTTGAGATTTATGTGCTGCTGTTCTAACATCAAATAATTGACTGCCCCGTGTAGTTCTTGTATCTTCAACTAAACTTACTTTGATGATTGCTTTCTAGCTATATGATGAGAAttgcttctcttttcttctcttttctctctttgacACGTTACGAAACACCAAGAAGGCCAAAGGCCAAGCAAGGTCAAAGAAAAACATGCACAAATTCTGCCAAATTTGCGGAAGTAGTggctaaaaaataatgataaaaaactggaaaatcatataaaacaagaagtccacacaggttggtgactcccccgaccaactagggttcagatacgatgtgcacaaagactaacactatcctgttagcatgggtattctgactgacataccataggttcataatcataatcaaacagacatattcatatctcaaggctcaactcatgacatcaatcaaatgaggagctatcaattcagaagtcaattcagaATATATATACTGGTTCATATCAATAATTCggattcaataattgatcatgcttaTTATaataaggataataatcaacatatatattatcaagaaacatgatacaattcatattaacaaatcaaatatttataatatttctcatgcatatggaaaattatccactcacctgactcaaaAGCAAACAGCACTCAAAAGCAGATACCGAAAGAAATCCTACTGATGacccgccggtagaatatcaggattatctgaatacaaaGGAGACATTttcaagaatgactcaaaagaacatataaactatttaatacatttatctaagggtgtattccataatcctatatgtttttgaattaactagtcaattttctcaaaaacccaaaatttaacagttttcccgaaatctaatccataataaaacaactaataaaattggcaataattcactaaataacccttaattattcatcaaactaatctgaaaaagctaatattacagctagggactaatctaGGATTTATCATGTTTTTAGGGCCAAATTgtaacttttgtcaaattggaggaccaaactgaaatttatcataaatccatgaatatactgaaatgatgtccataattcatcctcatttctgtccagatcatctcattatactccagggaccattctggaattttaccaaatttttagggtcaaattgtaatttttgtcaaattggaggaccaaattgaaagtgttaaattctcttatctatacaataattctgtccataattcatatgttattctgttcagattctcggaataggctccagggaccaatctgtaattttccaaagttcggggactaaactgtaatttttcaaaattgagggaccaaaccgaaattttgtcatcttcaacctccaacccAGAATTTTTAACAGAAACCTACTGTTCTCTCCAAATTCCTaacacaatttcaccattcaacaaaaccataactcaaaatcatcattttcatctacaatctctcaaaatcatccaaataatcaaatacccacaacaattaactctataacattcaaattaaaccatcaattaaactcaaaacataaatttcatatccctaaaattatcaaaactgaaattaagttcaattaacatacatttatacatttaacaacctaaatcttacctttaaacttattctcttcaactcctttctatttcccttctaatttccctcttttctcttcttcttcttcttctttctcccttctcccttctctctcacggtttttcactcaaaatattcagatctcttcttcttctttttttctttctatttatatttcttatgtTTATCTAATTACTACAatactcttatttatttatactccAACTTTTAAGCCTCGAAgggctttattgtattttcctacttatttattcaaaacatcacaCATGTAGTTCATCCAACAGTTCATCAATCAAAGGAATTaggaatttttttatggttagatCATCAAGTTGCTTGTAGTCTATATAAAATCTCGAAGTGTTGTCTTTCTTCTTTACTGACAAAATTGGTGAAGCTGAAGGACTACAGCTAGGTTGTATAACTCCATTCTGCAAAATTTCTTTTAccatattttcaatttttttccttatgtaAGAAAGAACTCCTATAAGGCCTTATATTTACTGGCTTAGCAACTGGAATGAGAGGGATTCTGTGGTCTATAGATCTCTTTGATGGTAAGTGTTTAGTTTCTTGGAACACTGCCTGGTATTCCTTTAGTATAGCCTCTACTTCAACCACTGTTATTCTCTGGTTCCTCTCTTCTTGAACTTCTAAGGAAAAGAACTGACCAATGTAACCATAAACAACCTCCTTAAAACTCTTATGTATCTTTATAATCGATACCATTTATAAACCGGCATCCTCTACAATTCCTTTTAACTCGATCATCCTTCCATCCTTCTTAAAAGACAGTTTCATCTTGTAAAAGTCAAATAATATTGGTGAGAATATCCTCAAGCAATCAACTCCCAATACTATATCACACCTTCTCAACTTTAATAACCTCAAATTAGCTAGAAATTCATGCCCCTATATGAACCACTTGAATTTTAGGTCATAGGCATCACATTTCATAATGTTACCATTAGCCACTATGACTGTCAGAACTGTGGTTTTAACAATGACAGCTTTGAGTCCTTTAATCACCTTCTCATCTATGAAACTATGAGTGCTTCCACTATCAATTAAGATGATCAAATCCCTTCCCTGACAACACCCTCTAATCAAAATGGTGCTATAGGCATAACAATCAGCAAAGGCATTCAGTGACATCCCATACTCTTCATTTCTGATATCTTTCATTACATCCactccatcctcttcttctgctTCTAAGAATTCCTCCTTTTCATCCCCCCTTCCCTCAATCAAATGAATCCCTTTAACACTACATTTATGTTCAGGTACAAATTTATCACCATATTTAGAGCATAATTCAAGTTTCCTTCTCTGTTTATAAATTGTATTTGTAGATCTTTACACTTCTGTTAAATTGTGCATGAAGTGTGTTATGTTAGGTTCTATGTATAGAAGAGGAGCTACTAAAGTACACAGTGGGGGTGAAAATTTTAAGACTTAAGGACAGGATCCAAAGACCATCTGCAGATTAGCTGTGGAAAACTCTAATTTTCTTACTGCAAGTAATTCAGAATCACGAGTTTCACAAGAAACAACTTTAAATGGCGTGTGATTTAGGAAAGGATTTTGTTCCCTCACCTTTAACTATGCCATTGTACTGTGTCCTAACTTTACACTGTAATCCTATCCATGCATGTTCATATCTTGCACAGCACTACTGAATCAAGAAATTACTTTCCTTGTTCCATTTGTATTCGTCCTCGTACATATTCCGATTTCTTGAAGCAATTCTTCAACTTTCTTAGTTGCAAATTCTAGGCTAAACCATTATTTGTCATACTAATAAATCCTTGACTTGTTCAAAAGAAGCTTAATTAATGAATGGAAGCTAGATAACAAAAGGGTAGGCAGAAAagcaaaagggaaaaaacaaagaagctgAGACTCAAGTAAAGGTATGGGCATTAGatgtttttcttccttgtcACCACAGTCCGATGTTAGCTTTACGCAACTTGAGGGTAATAAGAATTCTGTTAGCTAGAATGCTAGTGCTTATATATCtactttctttttagttttgcaGTGGATAGAACTTTGAACTACGATATGGATTACGACCAAAGATCAGAGGCTCTCTCTGGCCCTCACTGGAAGGCTGTAAGtgattttttcctctttttgttTACATTAATTTTCATACTCTTGTTCATCTCTGGTTACTCATATCCGTCGTAACATGCTCAAGTCATAGTGTAGGAACTTATGCTGGAAAATGCAGGGAACTATTTTAAGATCATGGTGATATATTAAGATTGAGTCTGGCAGTGTCTTATTTCATTTTCAGAATAAAGTTTCTGATTCTCCTATGTGATGGCTTGAGCTTTTAGTAGTCTTAATTGCCATCCATGAAAAGGGGAGGGAAAGGTGGTATGATAGAATAAATTGATCTTATTCTCGGAAAACGACATTCAATTTGTTATCGCTAACAGTAACCATGTAGTTAattaatctcttttattttatcatgaattatgtttttttgataaaattaatgtttaatcTATAGGATGGCTCTTCAATATCGTCAGATAAAGCATGTCCTGCAACATGCAGAGTGCCAGCAAAGGCTCTAAATATTACATGGGGCAATGATCCCCGGTTTTGGCAATGGATCAAACTTTCAGAAGTGGAAACAAGGTAAGCCATTCAAAATTAGCATTTAATCATGTAGATATCGTAATCTTTCATTTTCGAGTGATAGCAGCAGCTATACTTCATTTTATAATGTGTTCGAATTTTTCAGGTCAGTTGGTTTCGACGAAGGTGCAAGGCTCCTTCAAGTTAACTGGATTGAGGTCACTGGGAAATTGCCCACAACTATGTTCAATGTTGCTTCAACTACAAAATACGAAGTATATTATGTCATGAAATTTCAGGTTGATGCATTTGGTTGGCATTCTGTTCCAATCAAGTTCAAGGTAAGACTCAATGGACAAGAGACGGTGAAAAACTTTGTACTTGAGTCTTACAAGGAGAAACATGATGTGTGGCAAGAGATTTGCGGTGGCGAATTTACAGTTTCAAAGAATGCAGCTGGAGTTGTAGAATTTGGTATGTTTGAAGTTAAAAGTGAGTGGTGGAAGGGTAGCGTGGTTCTTGCAGGTATCAAGATTAGGCCAAAAGAAGGTTAATAGGggggggattttttttttttttttaagagttctAAATCTGGAAATTTAGgctaattttgtgtttttcttttattttctttttgatgagCTGTGTTGTTTGacaacaaacaataaaatgaaaatgactCTTATCGGTGTCAAGTCCTGTGATAAGGATTTGGCAGGCAGAACAAGCTCCATATTGCATAAAAGTAATCCAGGattctctttttatattctCAAAAGTCCAAAAACCAATTTGCATTCAGGGAATATAACTTTAATGGATGCTTTATCACAGAATAAGtactttttcttttatattgtaTGCAATATGTATCTTTTTACTTTCTTTCATTGATGAATGTTGATGAAAACAACCTGTGCATCACACTTAACAGCTTTCGttgtagtgtgtgtgtgtgtaagagagagagagagagagagagagatgttgggtcattcaagcaatcaaacatacacaaatttacgtggttcggcaacttgcctactccacggagctactggtttgtattaatcaagcttggaaacaatacaaacaacaaaacaaggaggaggagataattcttctctactcaactcaactctccctagctctctctctgtgtttctctcttgttctcaatcTTATTCTCTCTTCAACGTCTCACATCTCAGCTCTCAATAGCAccctctatttatagctgaTATGGGAGACAATCTTCTTTATTTAGTCAATTATGGTGGCCAccgttttttttgtttaggc contains:
- the LOC133675733 gene encoding protein PHLOEM PROTEIN 2-LIKE A1-like; translation: MDYDQRSEALSGPHWKADGSSISSDKACPATCRVPAKALNITWGNDPRFWQWIKLSEVETRSVGFDEGARLLQVNWIEVTGKLPTTMFNVASTTKYEVYYVMKFQVDAFGWHSVPIKFKVRLNGQETVKNFVLESYKEKHDVWQEICGGEFTVSKNAAGVVEFGMFEVKSEWWKGSVVLAGIKIRPKEG
- the LOC133675408 gene encoding protein PHLOEM PROTEIN 2-LIKE A9-like, with product MSSSNKPHYEADPNKVHYDGEKNRWTFKPRGFSIIWGNDRRYWNLPDQSSSDETPAELVQVCWLELTGTTKDPLKEGRYKIKFEVSKKNDAFGWNGCPVFMMAKLGKKGRYRWSKVDLSDVSTDKKLVTSDFVIDVSKGTDDNKLYFGLYEVWTGKWKGGLQIHQAIVEEEKT